Sequence from the Capsicum annuum cultivar UCD-10X-F1 unplaced genomic scaffold, UCD10Xv1.1 ctg34963, whole genome shotgun sequence genome:
CTAAGGTCTCTTGATCTTTCATGTGCTAACTTAGTACCTGATTATTCTTCTGTTTCTGTTAGCTTGACATTTCCACTGAAGTTGGATTTTAGCTCATCGTTGTTATCTTTTATAAGTTACGGTTATTTGTCTAGTCCAAATCTAAGGTGGTTGGAAGGACTCCGACGTCTAAGATATCTAGTGTTGACTGGTGTTGATCTATCGAAGGCGTCTGAATCAGTTCATTGGGCTAAACCAATATCAAGTCTTTCAAATCTCGTGTCACTTCGTTTGTCCAACTGCAACATTTCAGGAAGAATTCCGATAGCGCAGTTTCTTAACCTTACTAATATTGCTAGTCTAGATATGAGCTCTAACGTTCTAAAATCCTCGATACCTGATCTGCTATCGAACATCACAACCCTCTCGGTTCTTGATTTTAGTAGAAATGATTTAAATGGTCATATCCCTTACCTTCCTCAACTCGAAGAACTTTCTGTTGCTAGCAATCCTGCTGTTACCATAGATCTTGTTTCAATGTTCGCAGTACCGTGGTCAAAGTTGACATTACTCGACATATGCTTCACACGGGTAGGTGGAACGATTCCTCCTTCCTTAAGTAACTCAACTTCGTTAGCCTTTTTCCGAGCTCATGGATGCTCGATACAAGGGTCGATACCTTCTTCAATCACAAAACTTACAAAATTAAGTGTGCTGATGCTCAATGAAAACGATATCACAGGCCAAATTCC
This genomic interval carries:
- the LOC124891410 gene encoding probable LRR receptor-like serine/threonine-protein kinase At4g36180; protein product: LTFPLKLDFSSSLLSFISYGYLSSPNLRWLEGLRRLRYLVLTGVDLSKASESVHWAKPISSLSNLVSLRLSNCNISGRIPIAQFLNLTNIASLDMSSNVLKSSIPDLLSNITTLSVLDFSRNDLNGHIPYLPQLEELSVASNPAVTIDLVSMFAVPWSKLTLLDICFTRVGGTIPPSLSNSTSLAFFRAHGCSIQGSIPSSITKLTKLSVLMLNENDITGQIPASMSSLTNLQYLSLFQNRLEGNIPISVCQISSLEYLNLEWNDLTGRLPLCIIQLPKLSFLYIQRNRLNGNMPFSLFRKSRLDEISLGTSG